A stretch of Dehalococcoidia bacterium DNA encodes these proteins:
- a CDS encoding PAS domain S-box protein has protein sequence MPLETNGAIHSLLGIQPRAKITRKIIEQIFPDTEGRWIDICGKVAQAGKPLQFEFYHSLTSKYLKINAFIPAQGQFIALFEDITERKRAEKAAIIVRDLFKTCASNYNLHDILNLILEAALSISEADCGGIYLLDPVSGHLNLAIHKEFGAESAAAISCYSKQSRYAKIVMSGVPVYSLHEDRYPVMDWKLLGQNIRAGAAIPAMHRNQVVACLNLGFHNVIEIPAAIRPILETVANSIGGAVTHVKEIERLLESEEKYGTLVNEASDGVAIVQDGVFQFANKIFEKISGYAPAEAIGMPLLNFIAPEYRDVVGERYRERMAGKEPPPTYEVQIQCKDGTIKDTEISTSLVHLHGKPAVMAIGRDITERKAMEQKLRESEEKYATLVHEANDGVGIVQDSVFQLVNRAFEDITGYSAAEAMGMPFRQLLTPQYQDIATSRYYQRLSGQKLPNIYEVQILCKDGTIKEIEISAALINYGGRPATMTVARDMTQRKALEKQLRESEAKYATVVNEANDGVAIVQNTVFQFVNRSFANTSGYPAADLLGMPFRRLLTPQYQDIVTSRYYQRLSGQKLPNIYEVQIQCKDGSIKDVELSASLIDYHGQPATMTTARDITERKMLERKLLESEMKFRDMAEMSPDWIWETDERARFSYVNPRVNELLGYSVQEMLGRRPSEFIAEEPARKSKDLIDKPGTDYPPFGSSEESVKAKDGHLVFIGTRAIPLYDSQNRFKGYLGISRDITQRKKLERLRMLFLSHVSHEMRTPLATLKGFSSTMLASDVTWTEEEKQDFLQTMDREIDRLTRFINALMDLSQLEMGIFKLNRQYCHIEDIVSEIKTALLTLTHDHSLKLIIPSDLPVIFADCLRLGQVITNLVDNATKYSPQGSPIVISASIVDNNLIISVTDKGPGISTNSQPLLFDNFFREKSALTEKKSGMGLGLAICKGIVEEHGGKIWIESQHRKGSKFSFSIPLISIV, from the coding sequence GCAGTTCATTGCTTTGTTCGAAGATATAACTGAGCGAAAACGAGCAGAGAAAGCAGCAATCATCGTACGCGACCTTTTTAAAACTTGTGCCAGTAATTACAACCTGCATGATATCCTTAATTTAATCCTCGAAGCCGCCCTGAGCATTTCCGAAGCAGATTGCGGCGGCATATACCTGTTAGACCCGGTATCAGGTCATCTCAACCTGGCAATTCACAAGGAATTCGGCGCCGAATCTGCTGCAGCCATTTCTTGCTATAGTAAACAATCGCGGTATGCCAAAATTGTGATGAGCGGAGTACCCGTCTATTCGCTGCATGAAGATCGATACCCTGTCATGGACTGGAAACTGCTTGGGCAAAACATCAGGGCAGGGGCTGCAATACCCGCTATGCACAGAAACCAGGTCGTTGCCTGCCTGAATCTGGGATTTCATAATGTGATCGAGATACCCGCAGCCATACGCCCTATCCTGGAAACGGTAGCCAACAGCATAGGAGGCGCAGTTACCCATGTCAAAGAGATCGAGCGATTGCTGGAATCGGAAGAGAAATATGGCACACTGGTGAACGAGGCATCCGATGGCGTAGCCATCGTGCAGGACGGTGTATTCCAGTTTGCAAATAAGATATTTGAGAAAATCTCAGGTTACGCTCCTGCAGAGGCTATCGGAATGCCGCTCCTCAATTTTATAGCTCCGGAATACAGGGACGTTGTGGGAGAACGTTACCGGGAACGGATGGCCGGCAAGGAACCACCGCCCACTTATGAAGTGCAAATTCAGTGCAAAGACGGCACGATTAAAGATACGGAGATATCCACATCACTTGTTCATCTGCACGGCAAGCCCGCCGTCATGGCGATAGGCCGCGATATCACGGAGCGGAAGGCTATGGAGCAAAAGCTGCGGGAGTCGGAAGAGAAATATGCAACCCTGGTCCATGAAGCTAATGATGGGGTAGGTATCGTGCAGGATTCCGTGTTCCAGCTTGTCAACCGGGCCTTTGAAGATATTACGGGCTATTCGGCTGCGGAGGCGATGGGAATGCCGTTCCGCCAGTTATTAACGCCGCAATACCAGGACATTGCAACAAGTCGCTACTACCAACGGCTATCCGGCCAGAAACTGCCGAATATCTACGAAGTACAAATACTGTGCAAGGACGGCACGATTAAAGAAATCGAGATCTCCGCGGCTCTTATTAATTACGGTGGCCGTCCGGCTACTATGACGGTTGCCCGCGATATGACGCAGAGGAAAGCGCTGGAGAAACAGCTGCGGGAATCAGAAGCTAAGTACGCAACTGTGGTAAACGAAGCTAACGACGGAGTAGCCATCGTGCAAAATACTGTATTCCAATTCGTCAACCGTTCCTTTGCGAATACCAGCGGCTACCCGGCTGCAGATTTGCTGGGAATGCCATTCCGCCGACTGTTAACGCCGCAATACCAAGACATTGTAACAAGTCGCTACTACCAACGGCTATCCGGCCAGAAATTGCCGAATATCTACGAAGTACAAATACAGTGCAAGGACGGTTCGATTAAAGACGTCGAGCTATCCGCATCTCTAATTGATTACCATGGACAACCGGCTACGATGACCACAGCCCGCGATATCACGGAGCGGAAGATGCTGGAGAGAAAACTGCTAGAATCAGAGATGAAATTCAGGGATATGGCTGAGATGTCGCCCGATTGGATATGGGAAACAGACGAAAGGGCAAGATTTTCCTACGTAAATCCCAGAGTAAACGAGTTGTTGGGGTACAGTGTACAGGAGATGCTGGGCAGGCGTCCGTCTGAATTCATAGCTGAAGAACCTGCGAGAAAAAGTAAGGACTTAATCGATAAGCCTGGTACTGATTATCCGCCTTTCGGCTCTTCTGAAGAAAGCGTGAAGGCTAAGGATGGACACCTGGTTTTTATAGGGACTCGCGCCATCCCCCTCTATGACAGTCAAAATCGGTTCAAAGGATACCTCGGCATAAGCCGCGATATCACGCAGAGAAAAAAACTTGAGCGCCTGCGCATGCTTTTCCTATCGCATGTTTCTCATGAAATGCGCACACCGCTGGCTACCCTCAAGGGCTTTTCCTCCACGATGCTGGCATCGGACGTAACATGGACCGAGGAGGAGAAGCAGGATTTTCTGCAGACTATGGACCGGGAGATCGACAGGCTCACACGTTTTATCAACGCGTTGATGGACTTATCACAACTGGAAATGGGAATTTTCAAGCTTAACAGGCAATACTGCCATATTGAAGACATTGTAAGTGAAATAAAAACCGCGCTGCTGACCCTTACCCATGATCACAGCCTTAAACTAATAATCCCCTCAGACCTTCCCGTAATCTTCGCTGACTGTTTGCGCCTCGGCCAGGTTATTACCAACCTGGTGGACAACGCGACCAAATATTCCCCACAGGGCAGCCCTATAGTAATCAGCGCCTCCATCGTTGATAACAACCTTATCATTTCGGTTACCGATAAAGGCCCCGGCATATCAACCAACTCACAGCCATTATTGTTCGATAATTTCTTCCGGGAAAAATCTGCCTTAACTGAAAAAAAGAGCGGGATGGGGCTGGGTTTGGCTATCTGCAAAGGCATTGTCGAAGAGCATGGAGGTAAAATCTGGATTGAGAGCCAACACAGGAAAGGATCAAAATTCAGTTTCAGCATTCCACTGATAAGTATAGTATGA
- a CDS encoding response regulator transcription factor, protein MGEPKILIVEDDPALLKFLRANLVARGYNTNTAMDGVKALEEIEKDLPELVLLDINLPRMNGLEVCKKLREWTNVPILVISARGDESDKVTCLDLGADDYLTKPFGIEELLARIRAIFRRSKTTDNGIDHPTFVSGSFIFNFAYHRVIVSGNEIDLTPTEYNTLRELVKNADRVLTQNMLLGKVWGPEYIGSREYLHVIINRLRKKIEPDMANPTFIQTVPGVGYRFQSY, encoded by the coding sequence ATGGGCGAGCCAAAGATACTCATAGTTGAAGATGATCCTGCCCTGCTCAAATTCCTGCGCGCCAACCTGGTTGCCCGCGGCTATAATACTAATACCGCAATGGACGGCGTAAAAGCACTGGAGGAAATAGAAAAAGATTTACCGGAACTGGTATTGCTGGATATAAACCTTCCCCGCATGAACGGATTGGAAGTCTGTAAAAAGCTCCGCGAATGGACAAATGTTCCCATACTCGTGATCAGCGCTCGAGGTGATGAAAGCGACAAGGTGACCTGTCTGGATCTGGGCGCTGATGATTACCTGACCAAGCCATTCGGCATCGAAGAACTGCTGGCAAGGATAAGGGCTATATTCCGCCGTAGTAAAACGACCGATAACGGTATCGACCATCCAACGTTCGTCAGCGGCAGTTTTATATTTAATTTCGCCTATCACAGGGTAATCGTATCAGGCAATGAGATCGATTTGACACCCACAGAATATAATACGCTTCGTGAATTGGTGAAAAATGCCGACAGGGTGCTGACCCAGAATATGCTGCTGGGAAAAGTCTGGGGCCCCGAGTATATTGGCTCCAGAGAGTACCTCCATGTAATCATCAACCGCCTGCGAAAAAAAATAGAGCCTGATATGGCCAACCCCACATTCATTCAAACAGTGCCGGGCGTTGGCTACCGCTTTCAAAGCTACTAA